A single genomic interval of Electrophorus electricus isolate fEleEle1 chromosome 2, fEleEle1.pri, whole genome shotgun sequence harbors:
- the hrh2a gene encoding histamine receptor H2a, whose translation MLSKAVLGMTLSLFIVLTVCGNVLVCLAVCATRRLRSVTNCFIVSLAVTDFLLGVLVLPFSTLYEVTGDWPLGAHFCNVYISLDVMLSTASILNLLAISVDRYFAVTAPLRYPTLVSPWRVTLSLSAVWLVSVGVSFIPIHLGWNTLDHTVQNHGDDDPIRACRFELSPTYVIVDALTTFYLPLVAMCWTYYRVFRIARAQAKRMYRGASSSSLPAVTAIALREHKATVTLAVVLGAFVVCWFPYFTFFTIMGIRKEEDIPKTAYSVVMWLGYANSALNPFLYAALNRDFRSAYGRLLCGARGVKTPSGTPPAAVEAGLMDGHAPAGQRVEFMPGTCVMLRDRNGERKVTNTGTSATVVTVLFNGHSSL comes from the exons aTGTTGTCTAAGGCAGTGTTGGGTATGACTCTGAGCCTTTTCATCGTGCTAACGGTGTGTGGGAACGTACTGGTGTGTCTGGCCGTCTGCGCCACCAGACGTCTGAGGAGCGTCACAAACTGCTTCATCGTGTCACTGGCGGTGACGGACTTCCTGCTGGGCGTTCTGGTGCTCCCGTTCTCAACCCTGTACGAGGTCACCGGCGACTGGCCACTGGGAGCGCACTTCTGCAACGTTTACATCTCACTGGACGTCATGTTAAGCACCGCCTCCATCCTTAACCTCCTGGCCATTAGCGTCGACCGCTACTTTGCGGTCACCGCCCCTCTGCGTTACCCTACGCTTGTTTCCCCGTGGCGCGTCACCCTGTCCCTCAGCGCCGTCTGGCTGGTGTCTGTGGGCGTGTCCTTTATTCCGATTCACCTCGGGTGGAACACGCTGGACCACACAGTCCAGAATCATGGAGATGATGACCCAATCAGAGCCTGCCGCTTTGAGCTGAGCCCCACCTACGTGATAGTCGACGCCCTGACCACCTTTTATCTCCCCCTAGTGGCCATGTGTTGGACCTACTACCGAGTATTTCGCATCGCCCGGGCGCAGGCCAAGCGGATGTATCGGGGCGCCTCTTCATCGTCGCTGCCAGCGGTGACAGCAATCGCTCTACGCGAGCACAAGGCCACCGTGACTCTGGCCGTGGTGCTGGGCGCCTTCGTGGTCTGCTGGTttccatatttcacatttttcaccATTATGGGAATACGGAAGGAGGAGGATATACCAAAGACGGCGTACTCGGTGGTGATGTGGCTGGGCTACGCGAACTCGGCGCTGAACCCTTTCCTGTACGCAGCCCTGAACAGGGACTTCCGGTCTGCTTACGGCAGGCTGCTGTGTGGGGCGAGGGGTGTTAAAACACCGTCAGGAACACCCCCTGCAGCGGTGGAGGCGGGGCTAATGGATGGACACGCCCCTGCCGGCCAGAGGGTGGAGTTTATGCCTGGGACTTGTGTGATGCTACGAGACAGGAACGGAGAGAGGAAGGTCACTAACACTGGGACATCCGCCACCGTGGTTACTGTCCTGTTTAATGGCCACAGCAG tttaTAA